The following are encoded together in the Leptospira langatensis genome:
- a CDS encoding NnrS family protein yields the protein MIQIKDKPIGPVYYERMRFFSFFSSALWSIAFRPFFLGAAFHSLFAILVWILILFSVIPSPFLVGGIQMHAYEMVFGFSRAILVGFIFTAGQNWTKTVLIQGKELFFLFALWVLGRFCFLPSQAVSYASLTFDLYFDILVLFYILPPFFKKGQEHNRIVAVLYSIFFFLHVLTAFSFLGAISTEWSMHFVHLSVFSVLQFILLIAGRILPFFSSVAIAGSSPKKFPILEKAIQYGGLLFLGIKSGTYLIPEWNIYAGYFCISFSFLNFVRWYFWEPWKSIRVPILWILHTGYFWLSAGFLYLGLSHLGIFPVSSAYHIFTAGAIGVFVYGMITRVSLGHTGRPMRASKLTVLGYVFINLAVILRVFLPLWNRYREAYSLSAALWIGAFFFFLTQYAGILINPRADIKPASRA from the coding sequence TTGATCCAGATCAAAGACAAACCGATCGGACCAGTTTACTATGAAAGAATGAGATTTTTTTCCTTCTTTAGCTCCGCTCTCTGGTCGATCGCATTCCGCCCTTTCTTTTTAGGAGCTGCTTTCCATTCGTTATTCGCAATACTCGTATGGATCCTCATTTTATTCTCCGTGATCCCTTCTCCTTTCCTAGTGGGAGGGATCCAAATGCATGCGTACGAGATGGTCTTCGGCTTCTCACGTGCGATCTTAGTCGGTTTTATCTTTACTGCAGGACAAAATTGGACCAAGACGGTCCTGATCCAAGGAAAGGAACTCTTCTTTTTATTTGCTCTTTGGGTCCTGGGAAGATTTTGCTTTTTGCCTTCCCAAGCGGTCTCTTACGCATCTTTGACATTCGATCTGTATTTCGATATTTTAGTCCTTTTCTATATTCTTCCTCCCTTCTTTAAAAAAGGACAAGAACACAATCGGATCGTAGCAGTCTTATACTCTATATTCTTTTTTCTTCATGTTCTTACGGCCTTCTCTTTCTTAGGAGCGATCTCTACAGAATGGAGCATGCATTTTGTGCATTTGTCCGTCTTTTCGGTCTTACAATTCATTTTGTTGATCGCAGGAAGGATCCTACCCTTCTTCTCTTCCGTAGCGATCGCCGGATCCAGTCCCAAAAAATTTCCAATTCTAGAGAAAGCAATTCAATATGGGGGACTCCTATTTTTGGGGATCAAATCAGGAACATATCTGATCCCGGAATGGAATATCTATGCAGGATACTTTTGCATTTCTTTCTCTTTCTTGAATTTTGTGCGTTGGTATTTTTGGGAACCATGGAAATCAATACGAGTACCGATCCTATGGATCCTGCACACAGGATATTTTTGGCTTAGTGCCGGTTTTCTCTATTTAGGGCTTTCTCATCTTGGGATTTTTCCAGTCTCTTCCGCGTATCATATTTTTACGGCAGGAGCGATCGGAGTCTTTGTATATGGAATGATCACAAGGGTTTCCTTGGGACACACGGGAAGACCCATGCGCGCATCCAAACTCACCGTATTAGGATATGTATTCATCAATCTAGCGGTGATCTTGCGGGTTTTTCTTCCTCTTTGGAACAGATATAGGGAAGCGTATTCTCTTTCTGCCGCTCTTTGGATCGGAGCCTTCTTCTTTTTTCTTACTCAATATGCAGGAATATTAATAAATCCTCGAGCGGATATAAAGCCAGCCTCTCGAGCTTAG
- a CDS encoding TolC family protein — MYACNIIHRNQYILFFFLPIFAFKGSLGAELLENDPKSNIIITESEPNALQNKGRSITLQDAERMFLRNNLSLLSSRLEVESKKAAIIQAGLWENPSVYVDQNIYNQQTKQYFDVTKNGETMIQVQQLFYMAGKRDKRVQLAKWNKGVAEQMFYDTLRSLKLELRSSFFQLHYSRNALEFYEESIPRVKNTIRGAENVYKNRQILLSELLRLKSILFRLETDRSELIKNILEREKVLKILLNETDLLDVEIFPVLPGMDDAIFSPLVLEPERLLNVALEHRPDLKGLELIVNAERANLSLQKAMAVPDLTLGGSYDRAGNYIKDYYGVTVSVPIPVFNRNQGNIRASETALASKKAELEEKLLSVRSEVRSAMGIAKEKDRLLQEYKEAFTKDYKNLSVLMIENYKKKYLTILEFADFFESYSESTLKMIRLQSDRIEAVEVLNFTVGKTIFGEL, encoded by the coding sequence ATGTACGCTTGCAATATCATTCATCGGAACCAATACATTCTATTTTTCTTTTTACCTATATTCGCTTTTAAGGGTTCTTTAGGGGCAGAGCTTCTGGAGAACGATCCCAAATCGAATATTATAATAACAGAATCTGAGCCAAACGCTCTTCAGAACAAGGGAAGGTCCATTACGCTCCAGGATGCCGAGAGGATGTTCTTACGGAATAATCTATCCTTACTATCTTCTCGCTTAGAAGTGGAATCTAAAAAGGCCGCGATCATCCAAGCTGGACTTTGGGAGAATCCCAGCGTCTATGTGGATCAGAATATCTATAACCAACAAACCAAGCAGTACTTCGACGTAACGAAGAACGGCGAGACCATGATCCAAGTCCAACAGCTTTTTTATATGGCAGGGAAGAGAGATAAAAGGGTTCAACTCGCAAAATGGAACAAGGGAGTCGCAGAACAGATGTTCTATGATACTCTTCGCTCTTTGAAGCTGGAATTAAGATCGAGTTTCTTCCAACTGCATTATTCTAGGAACGCTCTGGAATTCTATGAGGAGAGTATTCCCAGAGTTAAGAATACGATCCGAGGAGCGGAGAATGTGTATAAGAATAGGCAGATCCTTCTCTCGGAGCTTTTAAGATTGAAGTCCATCCTATTCAGGTTGGAGACGGATCGTTCCGAACTGATCAAGAATATCCTAGAAAGGGAGAAGGTCCTGAAGATCCTCCTCAACGAAACGGATCTTTTGGATGTGGAGATCTTCCCTGTTCTTCCCGGGATGGATGATGCGATCTTTTCTCCTTTGGTCCTCGAGCCGGAGCGATTGTTGAATGTGGCTTTAGAGCATAGACCGGATCTGAAAGGATTGGAACTGATCGTGAATGCTGAAAGAGCAAACCTTTCTCTCCAAAAGGCAATGGCAGTCCCGGACCTTACCTTGGGTGGAAGTTATGATAGAGCGGGAAATTATATCAAAGATTATTACGGAGTTACTGTCTCTGTGCCGATCCCGGTTTTTAATAGGAATCAGGGAAATATCCGTGCTTCTGAAACCGCGTTGGCTTCCAAGAAGGCAGAATTGGAAGAAAAGCTATTGTCCGTTCGATCTGAAGTGCGTTCCGCAATGGGAATAGCCAAGGAGAAAGATAGGCTTCTGCAAGAGTATAAGGAGGCCTTTACCAAGGATTACAAGAATTTGTCCGTTTTAATGATAGAGAACTATAAGAAAAAGTATTTAACGATCTTGGAATTTGCGGATTTCTTCGAATCCTACAGCGAGAGTACATTGAAAATGATCCGTTTGCAATCGGATCGCATAGAAGCGGTGGAAGTATTGAATTTCACCGTAGGAAAAACAATTTTTGGCGAGCTTTGA
- a CDS encoding efflux RND transporter periplasmic adaptor subunit has translation MNRIFEFYKVNLEGRPARWLILLLLGALLLWANSWYSAYKLRQAWKEESDRSPKTEQGGERITFPKDSPGLARISTLVVGKGDAVFSVVAPARVIASIKTSVNTGEKIILFDSGETTQLYAEYKRSRAVTSKALKDLARVRDMYVNQAATGREVTEAESNYAIAKAESAETESKLRTIGFNPKELDSVSGSTLWLICDVPESRLSEVQKGEEVKIQFLSFPGKNFLGNAEAVGEVVDPALRAVKVRVTLRNPNEKILPGMYARVDFGDPRTSVIAVPNQAIITVDEKNYVFVSEENGVFTRRRITIGTSGEEKTIITDGVSSGEEIVTDGAMLLKGLSFGF, from the coding sequence ATGAATCGAATATTCGAATTTTATAAAGTAAATTTGGAAGGAAGACCGGCTCGCTGGTTGATCCTTTTATTGTTAGGGGCCCTTCTGCTTTGGGCAAACTCTTGGTATTCCGCTTATAAGCTTAGACAGGCTTGGAAAGAGGAATCGGATCGCAGTCCCAAGACCGAACAAGGAGGCGAGAGGATCACCTTTCCTAAGGATTCTCCCGGACTGGCCAGAATTTCCACGTTGGTCGTCGGAAAAGGAGATGCTGTCTTCTCTGTCGTAGCGCCTGCCAGAGTGATTGCAAGCATTAAGACTTCGGTAAACACGGGAGAGAAGATCATACTCTTCGATTCGGGGGAGACCACTCAGCTCTACGCGGAATATAAGAGAAGTAGGGCAGTCACTTCTAAAGCGCTGAAGGACCTGGCTCGGGTCCGTGATATGTATGTGAACCAAGCTGCGACCGGAAGAGAGGTCACAGAGGCGGAATCCAACTACGCGATAGCGAAGGCGGAGAGTGCGGAGACGGAATCTAAATTGAGAACGATCGGGTTCAATCCTAAGGAATTGGACTCCGTATCCGGATCCACTCTATGGCTGATCTGTGACGTACCTGAATCCAGGCTGAGCGAAGTGCAAAAGGGAGAAGAGGTGAAGATCCAATTTCTCTCTTTCCCCGGAAAGAATTTCCTAGGAAACGCAGAAGCAGTAGGCGAGGTGGTCGATCCCGCGTTGCGCGCGGTAAAGGTCCGAGTTACATTAAGAAATCCGAATGAAAAGATCCTGCCGGGAATGTATGCAAGAGTGGATTTCGGGGACCCTAGGACTTCCGTCATCGCGGTCCCTAACCAGGCGATCATCACGGTAGACGAAAAGAATTATGTATTCGTCTCCGAAGAGAACGGTGTTTTTACAAGAAGAAGGATAACGATAGGGACTTCCGGAGAGGAGAAAACGATCATTACCGACGGTGTTTCTTCCGGAGAAGAGATCGTAACAGACGGTGCCATGCTGCTAAAGGGATTGAGTTTCGGGTTCTAA
- a CDS encoding efflux RND transporter permease subunit produces MIEKLISFSLHHRAPSIILAITILSFGAWSWIEIKKEAYPDVGDTQVSVIALFPGKAALEVERRVTLPLERELNSVPYVLTRRSKTIFGLSVLQLVFEEGVSDFIARQLVLERLRDVDIPDEAEVSLAPLTGPVGEIFRYTLEGTEDFTPMDLRTLQDWVVIPALRQVPGVADIINFGGLQKQYHIITDPGRLYRYGLTLSDILDAVRSNNRNTGGNILTRGDQGFVVRGLGAIQNVDDIQNIVVTAVKGTPIYISNLASVEEYPRRPDGIFEYVIRHPVTGEIRSGTSSVQGIVAMRRGENPSELIERVKARIKILNQTGLPKGVKISVTYDRTELVQYTVRTVYRTLFEGVSIVTLVLIFFLGSVRSALVVASTIPVSLLFGFSMMKLTGIPANLLSLGAIDFGIIVDGAVVMVENIFRKYSEARAQRKTKMGYAELLQITHDSSLEVGREIFFSIGIIIFAYLPIFTFQRVEGRLFSPMAFTLSFAIFGSLLLTLTVIPVLMTFIYRTKLEKYDGKPLESQNFIFLKLRDFYGNLLASRLGSARKTVTYSILAIVLILGFSYYKIGTEFLPELDEGAINIRGFFPVGMHLKSGEQYMGTVKEILLKNEQVSEVLIQLGRNDEGTDPYGPNRMEILVGLKDYELWREKIPKAELLKRIKDSLSVNLPGVHFLFSQPIIDNVTESVTGSVSDLAIFVNGEDLPLLRSYAEKILEIVKSIPGATESGIEQERDQAQLTIEIDRKRSARFGINAKDILDTIEAAIGGTDVGELYEGNKRFDILVRYTTDFRSSIERVKNLLVASPSGGRIPLSELASVELKDGPTIIQRQDGKRQISIRTNIRGRDQGGFVKEAKDKVEASLQVPEGVTIGWGGQFENLSRAGKRLQIVIPATLFFIYCFLFLIFKNGKYAILAMSGIPISMTGGILALLLRGMNFSVSAGVGFVSLFGISTMTGVLFVSRMIHLLKDKDHHDPEKSVLQAAYLQFRPRLMTVLLALLGLIPAATASGIGSDVQRPLATVIVGGLTLELFTLIYLPCLFYLSIQRKKV; encoded by the coding sequence ATGATCGAGAAGCTGATCTCATTTTCTTTGCATCATAGAGCTCCTAGTATTATACTCGCGATCACCATCCTTTCTTTCGGAGCTTGGTCTTGGATCGAGATCAAGAAAGAGGCGTATCCGGATGTAGGAGATACTCAGGTAAGTGTGATCGCGCTTTTCCCTGGAAAGGCAGCCTTGGAAGTGGAACGAAGAGTGACCCTTCCCCTCGAGCGGGAATTGAATTCTGTTCCCTACGTATTGACTAGAAGATCGAAAACTATTTTCGGATTAAGCGTTCTACAGCTTGTCTTCGAAGAAGGCGTTAGCGATTTCATAGCAAGACAATTGGTCCTGGAAAGATTGAGAGATGTGGACATTCCCGACGAAGCGGAGGTCTCACTTGCCCCTTTGACCGGACCCGTAGGGGAGATCTTCCGTTATACCCTGGAAGGTACGGAAGACTTTACTCCTATGGATCTGAGAACATTGCAGGATTGGGTCGTGATCCCAGCCTTAAGACAGGTTCCTGGAGTTGCAGACATTATCAACTTCGGAGGATTGCAGAAACAGTATCATATCATCACCGATCCGGGGAGATTGTATCGATATGGACTCACACTTTCGGATATTTTGGACGCTGTGAGATCCAATAATCGGAATACCGGAGGAAATATTCTAACAAGAGGCGATCAGGGATTCGTGGTTCGAGGATTGGGAGCGATCCAGAATGTGGACGATATCCAGAACATAGTCGTAACCGCAGTCAAAGGAACTCCTATCTATATTAGTAATCTTGCATCCGTCGAGGAATATCCTAGGCGGCCTGACGGGATCTTCGAATACGTTATCCGACATCCTGTTACGGGAGAGATCCGCTCGGGGACTTCCAGCGTGCAGGGGATCGTAGCGATGAGAAGGGGAGAGAACCCTTCCGAGTTGATAGAGAGGGTGAAGGCAAGGATCAAGATCTTGAACCAAACGGGTCTTCCAAAAGGAGTCAAGATATCCGTTACATATGACAGAACGGAATTAGTCCAGTACACTGTTCGAACAGTATATAGGACTTTGTTCGAAGGAGTGAGCATTGTAACCCTTGTGTTGATCTTCTTTTTGGGAAGCGTCCGTTCCGCTTTGGTAGTTGCCTCTACCATCCCGGTATCCTTGCTTTTCGGGTTTTCCATGATGAAGCTGACCGGGATCCCTGCTAACCTGCTCTCCTTGGGGGCCATAGATTTCGGGATCATCGTGGATGGAGCCGTGGTCATGGTGGAGAATATTTTTAGAAAATATTCCGAAGCCAGAGCCCAGAGAAAAACAAAGATGGGATACGCAGAACTTTTGCAGATCACTCATGATTCTTCCTTGGAAGTGGGAAGAGAGATCTTTTTCTCGATCGGGATCATCATATTCGCCTACCTGCCTATCTTTACCTTCCAAAGGGTAGAAGGAAGATTATTCTCTCCGATGGCGTTCACTCTTTCCTTCGCTATCTTTGGAAGCTTGCTGCTTACACTTACTGTCATTCCTGTGTTGATGACATTTATCTATCGAACTAAATTAGAGAAGTACGATGGCAAACCGTTAGAAAGCCAAAATTTTATCTTCCTTAAATTACGCGATTTCTATGGGAATCTACTCGCTAGCAGACTCGGCTCTGCTCGGAAAACGGTCACTTATTCCATTCTTGCGATCGTTCTAATATTAGGATTTAGTTATTATAAGATCGGTACGGAATTCCTGCCGGAGCTGGACGAAGGGGCCATAAATATCAGAGGCTTTTTCCCGGTTGGAATGCATTTGAAAAGCGGCGAACAATATATGGGAACCGTAAAGGAAATATTATTAAAGAACGAACAAGTCTCCGAGGTGCTGATCCAGTTGGGAAGGAACGACGAGGGAACGGACCCGTACGGACCTAATCGAATGGAGATCCTCGTTGGATTGAAGGATTATGAACTTTGGAGGGAGAAGATACCCAAGGCGGAACTCTTGAAACGCATCAAGGATTCCCTTTCTGTAAATTTGCCCGGAGTACATTTCTTATTCTCTCAACCTATTATAGACAATGTAACCGAATCGGTTACGGGCAGCGTATCCGATCTGGCCATCTTCGTGAACGGAGAGGACCTACCTCTTTTGAGAAGCTATGCGGAGAAGATCCTAGAGATCGTGAAATCCATTCCTGGCGCCACGGAATCCGGGATAGAGCAAGAAAGAGATCAGGCACAGCTTACCATAGAGATAGATAGAAAAAGATCGGCTCGATTCGGGATCAATGCAAAGGATATCTTGGATACCATAGAGGCTGCGATAGGCGGAACAGACGTAGGTGAATTGTATGAAGGAAATAAACGTTTCGATATCCTTGTGCGATACACGACCGACTTTAGATCTTCCATTGAACGAGTGAAAAATCTTCTGGTCGCTTCTCCTTCCGGAGGAAGGATCCCGTTATCCGAATTGGCCTCCGTAGAATTAAAGGATGGGCCAACGATCATCCAGAGACAGGATGGGAAGAGGCAGATCTCGATCCGAACAAACATCCGAGGAAGGGACCAGGGTGGATTTGTAAAGGAGGCAAAAGATAAAGTAGAAGCAAGCTTGCAAGTTCCGGAAGGAGTTACGATCGGTTGGGGCGGTCAGTTTGAGAACTTATCCAGAGCCGGGAAGAGGTTGCAGATCGTCATCCCAGCTACCTTATTCTTCATCTATTGCTTTTTGTTTTTGATCTTTAAGAACGGAAAATATGCGATCCTTGCCATGTCCGGCATCCCGATCTCCATGACGGGTGGGATACTCGCACTTTTACTTCGAGGAATGAATTTTTCCGTTTCTGCAGGAGTAGGTTTCGTATCCTTATTCGGGATCTCTACTATGACCGGTGTCTTATTCGTTTCCAGAATGATCCATCTCTTGAAAGATAAAGATCATCACGATCCTGAAAAGTCGGTATTGCAAGCGGCTTACTTACAGTTTAGGCCCAGGTTGATGACCGTGTTACTCGCTCTTCTGGGTCTTATTCCTGCGGCAACTGCGTCCGGGATCGGTTCGGATGTGCAGAGACCTTTGGCAACTGTGATCGTTGGAGGGCTTACGCTGGAGTTATTTACTTTGATCTATCTGCCTTGTCTCTTCTATCTTAGTATCCAAAGAAAGAAGGTCTAA
- a CDS encoding alpha/beta fold hydrolase, with product MKTIRYFIGIAIISLVASCASAPFTLRENVPSFHSEPKEQGYAPINGIQLYYEVHGKEEGIPLVLLNGGGSTIEVSYGKVLPIFAKHRKVIALEEQAHGRSGDRNKPVRFDTSAEDVVSLLKYLKIEKVDILGFSNGASVGLEVAIRHPNLVRKLVFGSSITKRSGTPPQFWSIFKNPSFSEMPQPLKDAFLKVNPDPQKLKIMFEKDVDRMANFKDVSDQNVRSIKASTLVILGDQDIVRPEHAAELIRLIPKARLIILPGGHGEYLGESLSSPKPSRYPELSAALIEDFLDTP from the coding sequence ATGAAAACAATTCGTTACTTCATTGGCATTGCGATCATTAGTTTGGTCGCATCTTGTGCAAGCGCACCTTTCACTCTACGAGAGAATGTACCTTCTTTTCATTCGGAGCCTAAGGAACAAGGCTATGCACCCATTAATGGGATCCAACTCTACTACGAAGTTCATGGAAAAGAGGAAGGGATCCCTCTCGTTCTTCTGAATGGAGGAGGCTCCACCATAGAAGTAAGCTACGGCAAGGTACTTCCCATTTTCGCCAAACATAGAAAAGTAATCGCTCTCGAAGAACAAGCACACGGAAGATCGGGAGATAGAAACAAACCGGTTCGATTCGATACTTCCGCAGAGGATGTGGTTTCCCTTCTCAAATATCTGAAAATAGAGAAAGTAGATATATTAGGTTTTAGTAATGGTGCAAGCGTCGGTTTAGAGGTTGCCATTCGCCATCCGAACCTTGTCCGCAAGTTGGTATTCGGATCCTCTATCACAAAAAGATCCGGGACCCCTCCCCAATTTTGGTCCATCTTCAAGAATCCTTCCTTTTCGGAGATGCCTCAACCCCTCAAGGATGCCTTCTTGAAAGTGAATCCGGACCCTCAGAAATTAAAGATCATGTTCGAGAAGGACGTGGACAGAATGGCGAATTTCAAGGACGTAAGCGATCAAAATGTCCGTTCCATAAAGGCTTCTACCTTAGTGATCCTCGGGGACCAAGACATAGTTAGGCCGGAACACGCGGCAGAATTGATCCGCCTGATCCCCAAAGCTAGACTGATCATCCTTCCGGGAGGACATGGGGAATATTTAGGAGAGAGCTTATCTTCTCCCAAGCCGAGCCGTTACCCGGAATTAAGCGCTGCCTTGATCGAGGACTTTTTAGATACTCCTTGA
- a CDS encoding SRPBCC domain-containing protein translates to MVKTKIAHESFQIEKTYNHTPELVFSAWASTEAKSHWFIGPRDWVLIKRELDFKVGGREILHGNFGGTLETLFTAHFHDIIKNERIVFDYDMHMNGKILSSSIASIEIEEIGPKKTRLIFTEQVAFLDGTPGEQGVLSRKNGTMEHLVKIEAFLNKQEEGKLS, encoded by the coding sequence ATGGTAAAGACCAAGATCGCACATGAGTCCTTCCAAATTGAGAAGACGTACAATCATACTCCGGAGCTTGTTTTTTCAGCCTGGGCCAGCACCGAAGCCAAGTCGCATTGGTTTATAGGCCCCAGAGATTGGGTTCTTATCAAAAGAGAATTGGATTTTAAAGTGGGGGGAAGGGAGATCCTTCATGGGAACTTTGGAGGCACTCTAGAGACCCTATTCACTGCCCATTTCCATGATATCATTAAGAACGAAAGGATCGTATTCGATTACGATATGCACATGAACGGAAAGATCCTATCTAGCTCTATCGCAAGTATCGAGATCGAAGAGATCGGTCCTAAAAAAACTAGGCTTATCTTTACGGAGCAGGTCGCCTTCTTGGATGGAACTCCCGGAGAACAAGGGGTCCTCTCCAGAAAGAACGGCACCATGGAACATTTAGTAAAGATAGAGGCATTCTTAAACAAACAAGAAGAAGGAAAACTCTCATGA
- a CDS encoding ArsR/SmtB family transcription factor: MLNYSSSLDRIFYALSDPTRRGMIEQLSKKKASVSELASPLNMSMAAVVQHIQILEESGLIKTQKVGRVRSCQVEPRSFKAMESWLSQRRKFWERNLDRLDEYLDRLEKERK; the protein is encoded by the coding sequence ATGCTTAACTATTCATCTTCCTTAGATCGAATCTTTTACGCCCTTTCCGATCCTACTCGTAGAGGTATGATCGAGCAATTGAGTAAGAAGAAAGCCTCAGTGAGCGAGCTTGCAAGTCCATTGAATATGAGTATGGCAGCCGTAGTGCAGCATATTCAGATCTTGGAAGAGAGCGGACTGATCAAGACCCAAAAGGTAGGTAGGGTCCGCTCCTGCCAAGTGGAGCCTCGCTCCTTTAAGGCGATGGAAAGTTGGCTCTCCCAAAGAAGAAAGTTCTGGGAAAGAAATCTAGATCGGTTGGACGAGTATTTAGACCGGTTAGAGAAAGAGAGGAAATGA
- a CDS encoding DoxX family protein: protein MEFLPLVGRILFAAIFVLAGPGHFSSERISHASDLGVPFAAILVPFSGVLAFVGGLSVILGYKAKLGALLLVLFLVPVTLMMHQFWGISDPVQVHVQRAMFIKNISLLGGAIWIVYFGSGPYSIRE from the coding sequence ATGGAGTTTCTCCCTTTAGTCGGAAGGATCTTATTTGCGGCGATTTTTGTTTTGGCCGGTCCTGGGCATTTTTCCTCGGAAAGGATTTCCCATGCTTCGGACCTGGGAGTTCCCTTTGCAGCCATTCTAGTTCCCTTCTCCGGAGTGCTTGCGTTTGTTGGAGGCTTGAGTGTGATCCTGGGTTACAAGGCGAAATTGGGGGCCCTTCTTCTCGTTTTGTTCTTGGTCCCGGTTACCTTGATGATGCACCAGTTCTGGGGAATTTCCGATCCCGTCCAGGTGCATGTACAGAGAGCGATGTTTATCAAAAACATCTCTCTTTTGGGAGGGGCAATCTGGATCGTTTATTTTGGTTCCGGGCCATATAGCATTCGGGAATGA
- a CDS encoding DUF1304 domain-containing protein: protein MILAARILAAIVGLLHVWIFIMESILWMKPTIYRRFGVSDSKLAEAMKGVFLNQGFYNLFLAVGALYGAAFYEIHVCYAPAIMAFSCLSVFGAGTVLLVSKPSMARAAIIQGLPPLIALVLIALSMSGQ from the coding sequence ATGATCTTAGCAGCCAGGATATTAGCCGCAATTGTCGGTTTGCTTCATGTTTGGATCTTTATAATGGAGAGCATTCTATGGATGAAGCCTACCATCTATCGTCGCTTTGGAGTGTCCGATAGCAAACTAGCGGAGGCTATGAAAGGAGTATTCTTAAACCAGGGCTTTTATAATTTGTTTCTGGCAGTAGGCGCTCTGTATGGTGCGGCCTTCTATGAGATCCATGTTTGCTATGCACCTGCAATCATGGCATTCTCTTGTCTTTCTGTATTCGGAGCAGGAACGGTGCTACTAGTCTCCAAGCCAAGTATGGCGAGAGCTGCGATCATCCAAGGACTTCCTCCTTTGATCGCTTTGGTGTTGATCGCTCTTTCTATGTCCGGTCAATAG
- a CDS encoding cysteine hydrolase family protein, giving the protein MIRFLFLLFLSFSLIHFPTNPLRAEGKPSLDLTKTAVLIMDYQNAIVGGGYVKNPDAFLGKAAQILSLARKTGVPVIYIVVGFRPGFPEVSPNNIMFGVIKKNGGLGKDPKALDIHPSVSPQADDIVVTKHRVGAFLGTDLDMILRARGIDTIVMMGVATSGVVLSTLRYASDADYRNVVIKDLCSDRDPQVHQILTEKIFPRQADVITSDDFIEILVGVPK; this is encoded by the coding sequence ATGATCCGATTTCTGTTCCTTCTTTTTCTATCCTTTAGTCTAATTCATTTTCCCACAAATCCATTAAGAGCCGAAGGAAAACCTTCTTTGGATCTCACTAAAACTGCTGTCCTAATCATGGACTACCAGAATGCGATCGTAGGCGGTGGGTATGTAAAGAACCCGGATGCCTTTCTCGGAAAGGCGGCGCAAATCCTAAGCTTGGCCAGAAAGACGGGAGTCCCGGTCATCTATATCGTTGTAGGGTTTCGTCCCGGTTTTCCGGAAGTGAGCCCGAATAATATAATGTTCGGCGTGATCAAGAAGAACGGAGGATTAGGAAAGGATCCGAAAGCTTTGGATATCCATCCTTCTGTTTCTCCTCAGGCCGATGATATCGTTGTCACCAAACATAGAGTAGGCGCCTTTCTTGGTACGGATCTTGACATGATCCTAAGGGCGAGAGGGATCGATACGATCGTAATGATGGGAGTTGCAACGAGCGGTGTGGTCCTCTCCACTCTACGTTATGCGTCCGATGCGGACTACAGGAATGTAGTGATCAAGGATCTTTGCTCGGATCGGGACCCTCAAGTGCATCAGATCTTAACGGAGAAGATCTTTCCTAGACAGGCGGATGTGATTACCTCTGACGACTTTATAGAGATACTTGTGGGAGTTCCAAAATAA